A genomic region of Vitis vinifera cultivar Pinot Noir 40024 chromosome 7, ASM3070453v1 contains the following coding sequences:
- the LOC100256263 gene encoding bystin, giving the protein MGKKRSKYHNPQPFLADDGVASSKKRSKPAKHHQAEEKMISSGMSSKILKEALFQQKEIEDEARDQNPNSSFFAVEEEPAKDEEEDVDDFAGFDDTQSHFGGYEEEIDEEDEKLLEVFLSKNAGPERTLADVIAEKIKEKDEQFSSEVRPLPKLDTSIIDLYKGVGKLLNRYTAGKLPKAFKHIPSVQHWEEVLYLTEPENWSPNAVYQATRIFASNLGGKKAERFYRLVLLPRVREDIQKNKRLHFALYQTLKKSLYKPAAFFKGILFPLCESGTCNLREAVIIGSIIEKVSIPALHSSVALLKLAEMEYCGTTSYFIKILLDKKYALPYRAVDAVAAHFIKFIEDTRIMPVIWHQSLLTFVQRYKNQLRKEDKDSLKTLIENQRHKLVTPEISRELNNSRNRGEKEDDLMLISSPISVINKTIEEDRFDIPDVPMEED; this is encoded by the exons ATGGGGAAGAAGAGAAGCAAGTACCACAATCCTCAACCCTTCCTCGCCGATGACGGTGTGGCTTCATCCAAGAAGCGTTCCAAGCCGGCCAAGCATCACCAGGCTGAAGAAAAG ATGATATCCTCTGGTATGAgctcaaaaattttgaaagaagcTCTGTTTCAGCAAAAGGAGATCGAAGACGAAGCCCGGGACCAAAACCCTAATAGTTCCTTCTTCGCGGTCGAAGAAGAACCGGCCAAGGACGAAGAAGAGGATGTCGACGATTTTGCCGGATTTGACGACACTCAAAGCCATTTTGGCGGTTATGAG GAAGAGATTGATGAGGAGGACGAGAAATTACTGGAGGTTTTCCTTTCAAAGAATGCTGGTCCAGAGCGAACGCTAGCGGATGTCATTGctgagaaaattaaagaaaaagatgagCAATTTTCCTCAG AAGTGCGACCTTTGCCGAAATTGGATACCTCTATCATTGATTTATACAAGGG AGTTGGCAAACTTCTTAATAGATACACTGCGGGAAAACTTCCTAAGGCTTTCAAACATATTCCTTCAGTTCAACATTGGGAGGAGGTCCTGTACCTAACTGAACCTGAGAATTGGTCACCCAATGCAGTGTACCAAGCCACTAGGATTTTTGCTTCCAATTTGGGTGGGAAGAAGGCAGAACGGTTTTACAGGCTTGTCTTGCTCCCACGAGTCAGAGAAGATATCCAGAAGAATAAGAGATTACATTTTGCTTTGTATCAAACTTTAAAGAAGTCTTTGTACAAACCTGCCGCCTTCTTCAAGGGAATATTGTTTCCATTGTGTGAG TCAGGAACATGCAACCTTAGGGAAGCTGTCATTATTGGAAGCATTATTGAAAAGGTCTCCATTCCTGCTCTACATTCAAG TGTTGCATTATTGAAGCTTGCAGAGATGGAGTATTGTGGCACAACAAG CTATTTCATAAAGATTCTCCTTGACAAGAAGTATGCTCTGCCATATCGTGCAGTTGATGCTGTTGCAgctcattttataaaatttattgaggaTACAAGGATAATGCCTGTGATTTGGCACCAGTCACTTCTTACATTTGTTCAGAG GTACAAAAATCAACTGAGGAAAGAGGATAAAGATTCCCTTAAAActttaattgaaaatcaaagacACAAACTA GTTACTCCTGAGATTAGCAGAGAGTTAAACAATAGCAGGAATCGTGGTGAGAAGGAAGATGATCTTATGTTAATCT CATCTCCTATTTCTGTGATCAATAAAACAATAGAAGAAGACAGGTTTGATATTCCAGATGTTCCAATGGAGGAGGACTAA
- the LOC100240843 gene encoding LOW QUALITY PROTEIN: receptor-like cytosolic serine/threonine-protein kinase RBK2 (The sequence of the model RefSeq protein was modified relative to this genomic sequence to represent the inferred CDS: inserted 2 bases in 1 codon) codes for MGTRKQASSSPNCVLEDYLSRLESETSSSKEGTSGSGSSQNTKPTWRGLIQLLRTQSKRRLATLDPRNVWKYSVRKCRSMRFSNGVGRNLDGETVSYSRSGWKNFTLSELQRATKNFSHENLIGKGGYAEVYKGCLQDGQLVAVKRLVRGKPEERTGNFLSELGIMAHVNHPNTAKLIGYGVEGGLHLVLELSPHGSLASLLHGGRVKLKWSMRYQVALGIAEGLLYLHEGCQRRFIHRDIKASNILLTEDFQPQICDFGLAKWLPEQWTHHTISSFEGTFGYLAPEYLMHGIVDEKTDVYAFGVLLLELITGRRALECSQRSLVTWAKPLLKKNDIQELVDPFLADDQYNSRQMKTQIQELVDPFLADDHYNSQQMNLLVLSASLCIQRSSILRPQMRQVVEILKGNFSSLEGLKKRXEEFFRKALCKELFLADKIQHS; via the exons ATGGGGACTAGGAAGCAGGCTTCGTCCTCCCCAAATTGTGTTCTTGAGGACTACCTGAGCAGGTTAGAATCAGAGACAAGTTCTTCCAAAGAAGGCACCTCCGGCTCTGGAAGTTCACAAAATACCAAACCCACTTGGCGTGGATTAATCCAATTGCTTAGAACTCAATCAAAGAGACGATTAGCAACATTGGATCCTCGCAATGTGTGGAAGTACTCAGTGAGAAAATGCAGAAGCATGAGATTCAGCAATGGCGTGGGGCGGAATCTTGATGGTGAGACTGTCTCATATTCAAGGTCTGGGTGGAAGAACTTCACCCTCTCTGAACTTCAGCGTGCCACCAAGAATTTCAGCCATG AAAATCTAATTGGAAAGGGTGGATATGCTGAAGTATATAAAGGGTGTCTGCAGGATGGGCAGCTTGTAGCAGTCAAGAGGCTTGTGAGAGGAAAGCCAGAAGAGAGAACAGGGAATTTCCTCTCTGAGCTTGGGATTATGGCTCATGTCAACCATCCCAACACTGCTAAACTCATTGGTTATGGGGTTGAAGGAGGACTGCACCTTGTTCTTGAGTTGTCTCCACATGGCAGCTTAGCTTCTTTACTTCATG GTGGTAGGGTGAAATTGAAATGGAGTATGAGGTATCAAGTGGCATTAGGGATTGCAGAGGGTCTACTCTACCTTCATGAGGGTTGTCAAAGGAGATTCATCCATAGAGACATCAAAGCTTCAAATATCTTGCTCACAGAGGACTTTCAGCCTCAG ATTTGTGATTTTGGACTCGCCAAATGGCTACCAGAGCAATGGACTCACCACACTATATCAAGCTTTGAAGGCACATTCGG CTACCTTGCTCCTGAGTACTTAATGCATGGAATAGTGGATGAAAAAACCGATGTTTATGCCTTCGGTGTCTTGCTACTGGAGCTGATCACCGGCCGCCGAGCTCTGGAATGCTCGCAGCGAAGCCTTGTCACCtgg GCCAAACCCCTGCTAAAAAAGAATGACATTCAAGAGCTTGTAGACCCTTTTCTAGCCGATGATCAATACAATTCTCGACAAATGAAGACTCAGATTCAGGAGCTTGTCGACCCTTTTCTGGCTGATGATCACTACAATTCTCAGCAAATGAACCTTCTGGTATTGTCTGCTTCTTTGTGTATACAGAGGTCTTCAATTCTACGGCCACAAATGAGACAG GTTGTGGAGATTCTGAAGGGCAATTTTAGCAGCTTGGAGGGCTTGAAAAAGCG GGAGGAATTCTTCCGAAAGGCCCTCTGCAAAGAGCTGTTTCTTGCAGATAAGATACAACACAGCTGA
- the LOC100263109 gene encoding sugar transporter ERD6-like 7 translates to MGDMNIKQDVEKGEDSTQEEIRKPLMQGQKNLPDAGGSGSEDQTDQSSKEHLWMVYLSTFVAVCGSFEFGSCAGYSSPTQTAIREDLDLSLGEYSVFGSILTFGAMIGAITSGPIADFIGRKGAMRVSSAFCAAGWLAIYFAEGALALDIGRLATGYGMGVFSYVVPVFIAEIAPKNLRGALTTLNQLMICTGVSVAFIIGTVLTWRVLALTGLVPCAVVLFGLFLIPESPRWLAKTGREKEFEAALQRLRGKDADISLEAAEIQDYIETLQQLPKAKIMDLFQRRYLPSVIIGVGLMFFQQFGGINGICFYVSNIFESAGFSSSVGTITYAILQVIVTAMGAALIDRAGRKPLLLVSASGLVLSCVLAGLSFYFKSHELALKAAPALAVTGILLYIGSFSVGMGAVPWVVMSEIFPINIKGVAGSLATLMNWFGAWAISYTFNYLMSWSSYGTFIIYGVINALAIVFVVKVVPETKGRTLEQIQATINA, encoded by the exons ATGGGAGATATGAACATCAAGCAAGATGTCGAGAAAGGTGAAGACAGCACACAAGAAGAGATAAGGAAGCCACTCATGCAAGGACAGAAGAATCTACCTGATGCAGGTGGATCTGGTTCCGAAGACCAGACTGACCAAAGCAGCAAAGAGCACCTATGGATGGTTTACCTTAGCACATTTGTTGCAGTCTGTGGTTCTTTCGAATTTGGATCCTGT GCAGGTTATTCATCCCCTACTCAAACGGCTATCAGAGAAGATCTTGATCTCTCACTAGGAGAG TACTCAGTGTTTGGGTCCATATTGACTTTTGGTGCAATGATTGGGGCAATTACAAGTGGACCTATTGCTGACTTCATTGGTAGGAAAGGG GCAATGAGAGTATCATCTGCTTTCTGTGCTGCAGGGTGGCTTGCAATTTACTTTGCTGAG GGTGCTCTGGCTCTGGACATTGGAAGATTGGCAACAGGATATGGAATGGGAGTCTTTTCCTATGTG GTACCTGTGTTTATAGCTGAAATTGCACCAAAGAATCTTCGAGGAGCGTTGACAACTTTAAATCAG CTCATGATCTGTACTGGAGTGTCTGTTGCCTTCATAATAGGGACGGTACTAACATGGAGGGTTTTAGCACTAACAG GACTAGTCCCATGTGCTGTTGTGCTTTTCGGTCTCTTTCTCATTCCAGAATCTCCTAGATGGCTG GCAAAAACAGGACGTGAAAAAGAATTTGAAGCTGCACTGCAGAGACTTCGTGGCAAGGATGCTGATATATCTCTTGAGGCAGCTGAAATCCAG GATTATATAGAAACTCTGCAACAGCTCCCAAAAGCCAAAATTATGGATTTGTTTCAAAGAAGATACTTGCCTTCAGTCATT ATAGGAGTTGGCTTGATGTTCTTTCAGCAATTTGGGGGAATCAATGGAATCTGCTTCTACGTGAGCAATATTTTTGAGTCAGCAG GATTTTCTTCCAGTGTTGGAACTATAACCTACGCTATTCTTCAG gTCATAGTGACTGCAATGGGTGCAGCCCTGATTGATAGAGCTGGAAGAAAACCTCTTTTATTG GTTTCTGCATCAGGATTGGTCCTAAGCTGTGTACTAGCAGGGCTTTCCTTCTATTTCAAG AGTCATGAATTGGCACTAAAGGCAGCTCCTGCACTTGCTGTAACTGGCATCCTG CTGTACATAGGATCCTTCTCAGTAGGAATGGGAGCAGTTCCTTGGGTTGTCATGTCCGAG ATAttccctataaatattaaagGAGTGGCTGGAAGCCTGGCTACACTAATGAACTGGTTTGGTGCATGGGCAATTTCCTACACTTTCAACTATCTTATGTCCTGGAGTTCATATG GTACCTTCATTATTTATGGTGTTATTAATGCACTAGCCATTGTATTTGTGGTCAAGGTGGTGCCTGAAACAAAGGGGAGAACTCTGGAACAAATCCAGGCTACCATTAATGcatga
- the LOC100852842 gene encoding probable LRR receptor-like serine/threonine-protein kinase RKF3, which produces MSLLHPFFLFSLLFLAFSFSSAQYNLAPCPLDFEPLLNVTTFDVNASTQCQYVIQGLRLVLATYLQSTGSFLPPINSSESCWDSYQSVVNNFTSNFNIRSDCGFETTWISEGCMNITTRSQFDAVVSQATRADIVASCNQSLENSSPCATCTTSLSNLQAVYLTGSSVGNLTDCTAYPSIYAAGFANYLGPTDPGTAKCLFNLNFASGGSGNKRRGVVIVVVVVVCSVVFLAVIGGVWVFYRKRRESRSVKREIVNIEMGLESISGSTTLIKFTIDEIRQATRNFTRDNIIGRGGYGNVYKGVLKDGSEVAFKRFKNCSAAGDTNFAHEVEVIASVRHVNLVALRGYCTATTPLEGHQRIIVCDLMKNGSLHDHLFGSTEKLSWPLRQKIALGTARGLAYLHSGAQPGIIHRDIKASNILLDEKFEPKVADFGLAKFTPEGMTHLSTRVAGTMGYVAPEYALYGQLTERSDVYSFGVVLLELLSGKKALMVIGENQPSLVTDWAWSLVRKGRAIDVVDNSMPELGSPEVMEKYVLVAVLCSHPQLYARPAMDQVVKILETDLPVPSIPERPISIVAEMDDIERSVSSSDMGCISSSAGYQSFTFEGQQHSD; this is translated from the coding sequence ATGTCCCTCCTCCACcccttcttcctcttctcccTCTTATTTTTAGCCTTTTCCTTCTCCTCCGCCCAATACAACCTGGCTCCATGTCCTCTCGACTTCGAACCCCTCCTCAATGTCACCACCTTCGACGTAAACGCCTCTACCCAGTGTCAGTACGTTATCCAGGGCCTCCGCCTCGTTCTGGCCACCTACCTCCAGAGCACTGGGTCGTTCCTCCCTCCGATCAACTCGTCTGAGTCGTGTTGGGATTCGTACCAGAGCGTGGTCAACAACTTCACCTCCAATTTCAATATTCGATCCGATTGCGGCTTCGAAACCACCTGGATCTCTGAGGGTTGTATGAACATCACCACCCGATCCCAATTCGATGCTGTGGTGTCGCAGGCCACGCGAGCTGATATTGTCGCGTCGTGCAATCAGTCGCTGGAGAACAGCTCGCCCTGTGCCACCTGCACCACCAGCTTGTCTAATCTTCAGGCGGTATATCTGACCGGTTCCAGCGTCGGGAATCTCACTGATTGTACGGCCTACCCGTCGATTTACGCCGCCGGCTTCGCCAACTACCTTGGACCCACCGATCCCGGGACGGCCAAGTGTTTGTTTAACCTCAATTTTGCGTCTGGTGGTTCAGGGAATAAGCGGCGAGGTGTTGTGATTGTGGTGGTTGTGGTGGTGTGTAGTGTTGTGTTCTTGGCGGTGATTGGTGGGGTTTGGGTTTTTTACCGGAAACGCCGAGAATCGAGGAGCGTGAAGCGCGAGATTGTGAATATTGAAATGGGTTTGGAGTCGATCAGTGGGAGTACTACATTGATTAAGTTCACCATTGATGAGATTAGGCAGGCTACTAGGAATTTCACTAGAGACAACATCATTGGAAGAGGAGGTTATGGCAATGTGTACAAGGGGGTATTGAAGGATGGCTCTGAAGTTGCATTCAAAAGGTTCAAGAACTGCTCTGCTGCTGGTGATACAAATTTTGCCCATGAGGTTGAGGTTATTGCGAGTGTGAGGCATGTAAATTTAGTCGCTTTGAGAGGGTATTGTACTGCCACGACTCCATTAGAGGGTCACCAGAGGATAATTGTGTGTGATTTGATGAAGAATGGCAGTCTTCATGACCATCTTTTTGGGTCAACTGAAAAACTTAGTTGGCCTCTTCGTCAAAAGATTGCACTTGGAACAGCTCGAGGGTTGGCTTATTTGCATTCTGGTGCTCAACCAGGTATTATCCATAGGGATATCAAAGCCAGTAATATACTTTTGGATGAGAAGTTTGAGCCAAAGGTGGCAGATTTTGGGCTTGCGAAGTTTACACCCGAGGGAATGACTCATTTGAGCACTAGGGTTGCAGGGACAATGGGTTATGTTGCCCCAGAGTATGCATTGTATGGACAGTTGACAGAGAGGAGTGATGTGTACAGCTTTGGTGTTGTGCTTCTTGAGCTTTTAAGTGGGAAGAAGGCTCTCATGGTGATTGGTGAGAACCAGCCCTCTCTTGTGACTGATTGGGCTTGGTCATTGGTGAGGAAGGGGAGGGCTATAGATGTTGTTGATAATAGTATGCCAGAGTTGGGTTCGCCAGAAGTTATGGAGAAGTATGTATTGGTTGCAGTTCTTTGTTCTCATCCACAGCTATATGCTCGGCCAGCAATGGATCAGGTTGTGAAAATATTGGAGACAGATTTGCCAGTTCCCTCGATCCCAGAACGCCCAATTTCCATTGTGGCTGAGATGGATGATATTGAGAGATCTGTGAGCAGCAGTGATATGGGTTGTATTTCTTCTTCAGCTGGTTACCAGTCATTTACATTTGAGGGCCAACAACATTCTGACTAA